One window of the Asticcacaulis sp. SL142 genome contains the following:
- a CDS encoding NADH-quinone oxidoreductase subunit M, translated as MSLVIPNLLSVITFLPLAGALVILVLRAMSRKDDEAAIDTNAKWISLWTTLATLALSVVMLAGFDHTTTEYQFVEKIHWFGPLSYHLGIDGISILFVALTAFLMPLCILASWTSIKTRLVEYMIAFLILETLVIGVFTALDLFLFYVFFEGGLVPMFLIIGIWGGKNRIYAAYKFFLYTLLGSVLMLAAMLYMVNVAGTSSIPELSKFAFAENAQPWLWFAFFASFAVKMPMWPVHTWLPDAHVEAPTAGSVMLAGILLKLGGYGFIRFNLPMFPQASEMFTPFVLALSVIAIVYTSLVAWRQTDIKKLIAYSSVAHMGFVTMGIFAGNQAGIQGAVYQMISHGIISGALFLCVGVVYDRMHTREISFYGGLTNLMPHYAFVFLLFTMANVGLPGTSGFVGEILTMTGAYQASTWTALIAASGVIWSAVYALNLFKNVMYGPVTNPKLEGIKDLSARETLVFVPLVAGTLLLGIYPAFIFDFTTVSVDALVGVYQAAIGG; from the coding sequence ATGTCACTGGTTATACCTAATCTCCTGAGCGTCATTACCTTCCTGCCTTTGGCAGGGGCGCTGGTCATACTTGTTCTGCGAGCGATGTCGCGCAAAGACGATGAAGCCGCGATCGACACCAATGCCAAGTGGATCAGCCTGTGGACGACACTGGCGACGCTGGCTTTGAGCGTGGTCATGTTGGCGGGCTTTGACCACACCACGACCGAATATCAGTTTGTCGAGAAAATTCATTGGTTTGGGCCCTTGTCCTACCATCTGGGTATAGACGGCATTTCGATCCTGTTCGTGGCCCTGACCGCATTCCTGATGCCATTGTGTATTCTGGCGTCGTGGACCTCGATCAAGACGCGTCTGGTCGAATACATGATCGCGTTTCTTATTCTGGAAACCCTGGTCATCGGCGTGTTCACAGCACTTGATCTGTTCCTGTTCTACGTCTTCTTCGAAGGCGGTCTGGTGCCGATGTTCCTGATCATTGGCATCTGGGGCGGTAAGAACCGGATTTATGCGGCCTATAAGTTCTTTCTCTATACCCTGCTGGGGTCGGTGTTGATGCTGGCCGCCATGCTCTACATGGTGAATGTCGCTGGCACCTCCAGTATACCAGAACTGTCTAAATTCGCATTTGCTGAAAATGCTCAGCCGTGGCTGTGGTTTGCCTTCTTTGCCTCATTTGCGGTCAAGATGCCGATGTGGCCGGTACACACCTGGTTGCCGGATGCCCACGTTGAGGCGCCGACCGCGGGTTCGGTCATGCTGGCGGGGATACTCCTGAAACTGGGCGGCTACGGCTTCATCCGCTTTAACCTGCCAATGTTCCCGCAGGCGTCGGAAATGTTCACGCCGTTTGTATTGGCCTTGTCGGTTATCGCCATTGTCTATACGTCGCTGGTGGCGTGGCGTCAGACCGATATCAAAAAGCTGATTGCCTACTCATCCGTTGCGCATATGGGTTTTGTGACCATGGGGATTTTCGCCGGCAATCAGGCAGGTATTCAGGGCGCGGTCTATCAGATGATCAGCCACGGTATCATCTCCGGCGCTTTGTTCCTCTGTGTCGGCGTGGTTTACGACCGGATGCATACCCGTGAGATCAGCTTCTATGGCGGTCTGACCAACCTGATGCCGCACTATGCCTTTGTGTTCCTGCTGTTTACGATGGCCAATGTCGGTTTGCCGGGCACGTCGGGTTTTGTCGGCGAAATCCTGACCATGACCGGGGCTTATCAGGCCTCGACCTGGACGGCCCTGATCGCAGCTTCCGGTGTGATCTGGTCAGCGGTTTATGCGCTCAATCTGTTCAAGAATGTCATGTACGGGCCGGTAACCAATCCGAAGCTTGAGGGCATTAAGGATTTGTCCGCGCGCGAAACTCTGGTTTTTGTGCCGCTGGTTGCGGGCACGCTGCTGCTGGGTATCTATCCGGCGTTTATATTTGATTTTACGACCGTCAGTGTGGACGCCTTGGTTGGCGTCTACCAAGCGGCTATCGGCGGTTAA
- a CDS encoding NADH-quinone oxidoreductase subunit J yields the protein MTLMAIAFYIMALITVASGFLVITAKNPVHSVLFLILAFFSAAGLFVLLGAEFLAMLLVVVYVGAVAVLFLFVVMMLDVDFSKLRQGFANYLPIGGVVALLLMTELIMISFAVADRGAAAGNEPQAFTADATNIETIGRVLYTDYVYLFQAAGFVLLVAMIGAIVLTLKHRTNVKRQDISKQVGRQRKNAVAIVKVKTGEGIKE from the coding sequence ATGACTTTGATGGCTATAGCCTTTTACATCATGGCACTGATTACGGTCGCATCCGGATTTTTGGTGATTACCGCCAAAAACCCGGTGCACTCGGTGCTGTTTTTGATCTTGGCCTTCTTTTCGGCAGCCGGGTTGTTTGTGCTGCTGGGGGCGGAGTTCCTGGCCATGCTTTTGGTCGTGGTCTATGTCGGCGCGGTGGCGGTTCTGTTCCTGTTTGTTGTCATGATGCTGGATGTGGATTTCAGCAAACTACGGCAAGGATTTGCCAACTATCTGCCGATTGGCGGCGTTGTGGCGTTGCTACTCATGACGGAACTGATCATGATTAGTTTTGCCGTCGCTGATCGTGGTGCGGCCGCAGGTAATGAGCCGCAAGCCTTTACGGCCGATGCGACCAATATCGAAACCATCGGTCGGGTGCTTTATACCGATTACGTATATCTGTTCCAGGCGGCAGGGTTTGTGCTGCTGGTGGCTATGATCGGTGCCATCGTGCTGACGCTCAAGCACCGCACCAATGTCAAGCGTCAGGATATTTCTAAACAGGTCGGTCGTCAGCGCAAAAACGCTGTGGCTATCGTCAAGGTCAAAACCGGCGAAGGGATCAAAGAATGA
- the nuoK gene encoding NADH-quinone oxidoreductase subunit NuoK, whose product MTIGLAHYLTVSAILFTIGVLGIFVNRRNVIIILMSIELILLAVNINFVAFSSYLHNVQGQIMAMFVLTVAAAEAAVGLAILVTFFRNRGDIEVDDASMMKG is encoded by the coding sequence ATGACTATCGGCCTCGCACACTATCTTACCGTTTCGGCCATTTTATTCACGATTGGGGTGCTGGGCATCTTCGTGAACCGACGCAACGTCATTATTATCCTGATGTCGATCGAGTTGATCCTTTTGGCGGTCAATATCAACTTCGTGGCCTTCTCAAGCTATCTGCATAATGTACAAGGGCAGATCATGGCCATGTTTGTCCTGACAGTGGCAGCGGCTGAGGCCGCGGTCGGTCTGGCTATTCTCGTTACCTTCTTCCGTAATCGCGGCGATATCGAAGTCGATGACGCCAGCATGATGAAAGGCTAA
- the nuoG gene encoding NADH-quinone oxidoreductase subunit NuoG: MAKAKVNGVEVEFDPGMTVLQVAELAGEEIPRFCYHERLSIAGNCRMCLVEVKPGPPKPQASCALPAAEGQEIFTNTPMVKKAREGVMEFLLINHPLDCPICDQGGECDLQDQAMGYGRGGSRYAENKRAVEEKYLGPTIKTFMTRCIQCTRCVRFSTEVAGVTEMGMISRGENAEITSYLEQAVSSELSGNLNDLCPVGALTHKPWSFNYRPWELQKVESIDVMDALGAHIRLDYRGPTVLRALPRLKEDINEEWITDKTRYAVDGLSRQRLDKPYVRKAGGLQATTWAEALKAVAGKLKATSPDKIGVIAGDMIDAEGLKATKDLFSSLGVTNLDCRQDGSKIGRGAREAYLFNTGIAGIEDADAILMIGTDLRNEAALINARIRKSWLKGDVQVAVIGEPYDLTYDYVHLGAGPKALKDLKKHVFRDVLKNAKKPAVLVGNGAISGSDGAAVLNLIASEVLSAYDVVRADWNGFNIVHQAASRVAGLDIGFVPQGGGLDTEAMLAGGLDVVVLLGADEIDTAKLKGSFVVYIGHHGDAGAAIADVILPSAAYTEKSGIYVNLEGRVQIAERAVFPKGDAKEDWAIMRALSEALGKTLPYDSQSDLRAKLIADHPTFGRIDVKPSQKSFDVKTLGAKGEVSDRVFASNIKDFYLTNPIARASVAMAECSAARAPKLSVAAE; encoded by the coding sequence ATGGCGAAAGCAAAAGTCAACGGCGTTGAGGTCGAATTCGATCCCGGCATGACCGTGCTTCAGGTAGCTGAACTGGCGGGGGAAGAAATCCCGCGTTTCTGCTACCATGAGCGCCTGTCGATCGCGGGCAACTGCCGGATGTGTCTGGTCGAGGTAAAGCCCGGACCGCCAAAGCCGCAAGCCTCATGCGCGCTACCAGCCGCCGAAGGTCAGGAAATTTTCACCAATACGCCGATGGTCAAAAAGGCCCGCGAAGGCGTGATGGAGTTCCTGCTGATTAATCACCCGCTCGATTGCCCGATTTGCGATCAGGGCGGTGAATGTGATCTTCAGGATCAGGCTATGGGCTATGGCCGTGGCGGTTCGCGCTATGCTGAGAACAAGCGCGCCGTCGAAGAAAAATATCTTGGCCCAACGATCAAAACCTTCATGACCCGCTGCATTCAGTGCACGCGTTGCGTTCGGTTTTCCACCGAAGTCGCGGGCGTTACCGAAATGGGCATGATCTCACGCGGTGAAAATGCAGAGATCACGTCTTATCTGGAACAGGCAGTATCGTCTGAACTGTCGGGAAATCTGAACGATCTGTGCCCGGTCGGCGCTTTGACTCATAAACCGTGGTCATTTAACTATCGCCCGTGGGAACTGCAAAAAGTTGAGTCGATCGACGTGATGGATGCGCTGGGCGCGCACATTCGTCTGGACTATCGCGGGCCGACGGTTCTGCGTGCTTTGCCGCGCCTTAAGGAAGACATCAACGAAGAATGGATCACCGACAAGACCCGCTATGCGGTTGATGGTCTGTCGCGTCAACGTCTTGATAAACCTTACGTTCGTAAAGCTGGCGGTTTGCAAGCGACCACCTGGGCGGAAGCTTTGAAGGCTGTTGCTGGTAAATTGAAAGCGACTTCACCGGACAAAATCGGCGTGATCGCGGGGGATATGATCGATGCCGAAGGTTTGAAGGCAACCAAGGATCTGTTCTCTTCACTGGGCGTCACCAATCTTGATTGCCGTCAGGATGGCTCCAAGATCGGCCGTGGCGCTCGCGAAGCTTACCTGTTTAACACGGGCATTGCTGGCATCGAAGACGCCGACGCCATCCTGATGATCGGCACGGATTTGCGCAATGAAGCGGCGCTAATTAATGCCCGTATCCGTAAATCCTGGCTCAAGGGCGATGTGCAGGTGGCGGTTATCGGTGAGCCCTATGATCTTACCTATGATTACGTCCACTTAGGCGCTGGCCCCAAGGCTCTGAAAGACCTTAAGAAACACGTTTTCCGAGATGTCTTGAAGAACGCCAAAAAGCCCGCCGTTCTGGTGGGGAATGGCGCGATTTCTGGTAGTGACGGCGCCGCGGTGCTTAACCTGATCGCCTCCGAAGTCCTGAGTGCATATGATGTGGTGCGTGCCGACTGGAACGGTTTCAATATCGTCCACCAAGCCGCGTCGCGTGTTGCCGGGTTGGATATCGGCTTCGTTCCGCAAGGTGGCGGTCTCGATACTGAGGCGATGTTGGCTGGCGGATTGGACGTTGTCGTACTGCTGGGTGCCGACGAAATCGATACAGCTAAACTTAAAGGCAGCTTTGTCGTGTACATCGGTCATCACGGTGATGCGGGCGCGGCCATTGCAGATGTGATTTTGCCGTCAGCCGCCTACACCGAAAAATCAGGCATCTATGTCAATCTCGAAGGCCGGGTGCAAATCGCTGAACGCGCCGTGTTCCCCAAGGGGGACGCCAAGGAAGATTGGGCCATCATGCGCGCCCTGTCCGAAGCTCTGGGCAAGACCTTGCCGTATGACAGCCAGTCTGATCTGAGGGCCAAACTGATCGCCGATCATCCGACCTTTGGGCGGATAGATGTGAAGCCTTCACAAAAAAGCTTTGATGTCAAAACCCTGGGTGCTAAGGGCGAGGTCTCTGACCGAGTCTTCGCGTCAAATATCAAGGATTTCTACCTGACCAACCCGATAGCCAGAGCCAGCGTGGCCATGGCGGAATGTTCCGCTGCCCGAGCGCCGAAGCTGTCTGTGGCCGCCGAGTAA
- the nuoI gene encoding NADH-quinone oxidoreductase subunit NuoI has protein sequence MMSRIGQAIKGAMLMDFIGATGLAVKYMFKPKATINYPFEKGPISPRFRGEHALRRYANGEERCIACKLCEAICPAQAITIEAEPRDDGSRRTTRYDIDMVKCIYCGLCQEACPVDAIVEGPNFEFATETREELYYDKERLLANGDRWERVIARNLELDAPYR, from the coding sequence ATGATGTCCCGTATCGGCCAAGCCATCAAAGGCGCCATGCTGATGGATTTCATCGGGGCCACGGGCCTTGCGGTGAAGTACATGTTCAAGCCCAAGGCGACAATCAACTATCCGTTTGAAAAAGGCCCGATCAGCCCGCGTTTTCGCGGTGAGCATGCCCTGCGCCGTTATGCCAATGGCGAAGAACGCTGTATTGCCTGTAAGCTGTGCGAAGCCATCTGTCCGGCTCAGGCTATCACAATTGAGGCTGAACCCCGTGACGATGGTTCACGCCGCACGACCCGTTACGATATCGACATGGTTAAGTGCATCTATTGCGGCCTGTGTCAGGAAGCCTGCCCGGTTGATGCGATTGTCGAAGGGCCGAACTTTGAATTTGCGACCGAAACCCGCGAAGAACTCTACTACGACAAGGAACGTCTGTTGGCGAACGGCGACCGTTGGGAACGCGTTATTGCGCGTAACCTCGAACTTGACGCGCCTTACCGGTAA
- a CDS encoding TM2 domain-containing protein — translation MRGKVLSYDDSLAQGLISGDDGVRYGFTRADLMGGARSVATGSTVDFEASDGRAVSVYVVSTGLSDKNKWVAALLTFFFGIWGVHKFYLGKNTAGVIMLVCGTVGWFLVIPGIAVALISFIELIIYLLKSEQQFHEDYVAGDRSWF, via the coding sequence ATGCGCGGAAAAGTCCTGTCATACGACGACAGCTTGGCTCAAGGCCTCATCAGCGGTGATGACGGCGTGCGCTATGGCTTTACCCGCGCAGACCTTATGGGTGGCGCTCGCTCAGTTGCGACGGGCTCGACGGTTGATTTTGAAGCCTCCGATGGCCGGGCCGTCAGCGTTTATGTCGTCTCCACAGGCCTGTCCGATAAGAACAAATGGGTGGCCGCCCTGTTGACTTTCTTCTTCGGCATCTGGGGCGTGCACAAATTTTATCTGGGTAAGAACACCGCCGGTGTCATCATGCTGGTGTGCGGGACGGTGGGATGGTTTCTGGTCATCCCCGGCATAGCTGTCGCCCTGATATCGTTTATCGAGCTTATCATCTACCTGCTCAAATCCGAGCAGCAGTTCCACGAAGATTATGTCGCTGGCGACCGGTCTTGGTTCTGA
- a CDS encoding biotin--[acetyl-CoA-carboxylase] ligase: protein MASYSSSRIEVFDVLPSTQTLAVERLRSGVVGSGWIQARMQTDGIGRRGRAWLGFSGNLMASWYGLLRLDVGHVTQLSFVAALAVTDLLRPLVRDKADLAIKWPNDILYKNQKLCGILVQSEPTEVEGYLGIIVGIGLNVAAAPELEAYATAALKHVVLTPEDFDPLLLLEDLSVYFDQRLKLWQEAGFGHVAQDWLEQAYGRDHLIEAEDAGGSINGKLQGLDPYGALKIMDASGVVHHFSGGEIAYRDN from the coding sequence ATGGCATCTTACTCTTCGTCCCGAATTGAAGTTTTTGATGTCCTGCCGTCCACCCAGACGCTGGCGGTTGAACGGTTGCGATCCGGAGTGGTTGGATCAGGCTGGATTCAGGCTCGGATGCAAACGGACGGCATCGGTCGCCGGGGGCGGGCGTGGTTAGGTTTTTCAGGGAACCTGATGGCATCCTGGTACGGTTTACTGCGCTTAGACGTAGGTCATGTGACCCAACTCTCGTTTGTTGCAGCCCTTGCCGTTACAGATCTATTGCGGCCGCTGGTGCGTGATAAGGCTGACTTGGCGATCAAATGGCCCAACGATATCCTCTATAAAAACCAAAAACTGTGCGGCATTTTAGTGCAGAGTGAGCCTACCGAGGTCGAAGGCTATCTCGGCATCATCGTCGGCATTGGTCTGAATGTCGCTGCGGCGCCGGAACTCGAAGCTTATGCCACGGCGGCCCTTAAGCACGTCGTTCTGACACCCGAAGATTTTGATCCCTTACTGTTGCTTGAAGACCTGAGCGTCTATTTCGATCAGCGCTTAAAGCTTTGGCAGGAGGCGGGGTTTGGCCATGTCGCTCAGGATTGGCTTGAACAGGCCTATGGCCGTGATCATCTGATCGAGGCAGAGGATGCGGGCGGCTCCATCAATGGCAAACTGCAAGGCCTTGACCCATATGGTGCCTTGAAGATCATGGATGCATCCGGCGTGGTTCATCACTTTAGTGGTGGTGAAATTGCCTATAGGGACAATTAA
- the nuoH gene encoding NADH-quinone oxidoreductase subunit NuoH, translating to MEATSFWATPWGWTIITVGQALAVIVGVMVSLAFLLWGDRKVWAGVQMRKGPNVVGPFGLMQSFADFFKFVLKEVVIPAGADKVVFLLAPLITFILAFMSWAVIPFAPGWVVSDINVGILYLFAISSLGVYGIIMGGWASNSKYPFLGALRSAAQMVSYEVSIGLIVICVILLVGDMNLSRIVEHQAGGFWNWHAFAPKTIIVMFPVMIMFYVSALAETNRPPFDLPEAESELVAGYQVEYSSTPYLLFMIGEYANIVLMCALITIMFFGGWQAPYPTAGFLVPGSVGEAIHGLMWFILKVVFWFVMFAIAKAIVPRYRYDQLMRLGWKVFLPASLVAVVLIAAYRVFGGNLI from the coding sequence ATGGAAGCAACTTCATTTTGGGCCACACCCTGGGGCTGGACGATCATTACGGTCGGTCAGGCTCTGGCGGTTATCGTCGGCGTGATGGTCTCTCTGGCCTTCCTGCTATGGGGTGACCGTAAGGTCTGGGCTGGCGTGCAGATGCGTAAAGGGCCCAACGTCGTGGGGCCGTTCGGTCTGATGCAATCCTTTGCTGATTTCTTCAAGTTTGTGCTTAAGGAAGTCGTCATCCCGGCCGGTGCCGATAAGGTCGTGTTCCTTCTGGCACCGCTGATCACCTTCATTTTGGCGTTCATGTCCTGGGCGGTTATTCCATTTGCGCCGGGTTGGGTCGTATCTGACATCAATGTCGGCATTCTTTATCTGTTTGCGATCTCGTCCTTGGGTGTTTACGGCATCATCATGGGCGGTTGGGCATCGAACTCGAAGTATCCGTTTCTGGGGGCGCTGCGGTCGGCGGCCCAGATGGTATCTTATGAAGTCTCTATCGGCCTGATTGTTATCTGCGTGATCCTGCTGGTTGGTGACATGAACCTGTCGCGTATCGTTGAGCATCAGGCGGGCGGTTTCTGGAACTGGCATGCATTTGCGCCCAAGACCATCATCGTCATGTTCCCGGTCATGATCATGTTCTATGTCTCGGCACTGGCGGAAACCAACCGTCCGCCGTTTGACCTGCCGGAAGCGGAATCCGAATTGGTGGCGGGTTATCAGGTCGAATATTCTTCGACGCCATATCTGCTGTTCATGATTGGTGAATATGCCAACATCGTGCTGATGTGCGCGCTCATCACCATTATGTTCTTTGGGGGGTGGCAGGCGCCATACCCAACGGCAGGTTTCCTTGTGCCCGGCTCGGTGGGCGAGGCTATCCACGGTCTGATGTGGTTTATCCTAAAGGTAGTTTTCTGGTTTGTGATGTTCGCCATCGCTAAAGCTATCGTTCCGCGTTATCGCTACGACCAATTGATGCGTCTGGGCTGGAAAGTGTTCCTGCCTGCCTCATTAGTGGCTGTTGTTTTGATTGCGGCCTACCGCGTATTCGGAGGTAATTTGATATGA
- a CDS encoding type III pantothenate kinase, which yields MLLAIEQGNTNTLFAVHDGETWVAQWRASTDSTKTADEYAVYLYQLLQMSGLDFKSITDCIISSVVPQSLFNLRKLAQRYFNKQPYVVGDNTVLGIEVRIDKPKEAGADRLVNAIGAHIAYSGPLIVIDSGTATTFDVVAADGALEGTAIAPGINLSVQALHLAAAKLPRIAIERPAHVIGKDTVSAMQSGIFWGYVGLIEYLVTSIQAEYGQKMSVIATGGVASLFEGATDKIDHFDPDLTLRGLLEIYQRTVGASKA from the coding sequence ATGCTGCTTGCCATAGAACAGGGCAATACCAATACTTTGTTTGCCGTCCATGATGGGGAAACCTGGGTAGCGCAATGGCGTGCGTCGACCGATTCGACCAAGACGGCGGATGAATATGCCGTCTACCTGTACCAATTGCTGCAGATGAGCGGTCTTGATTTCAAATCGATAACCGACTGCATCATATCCTCGGTCGTGCCGCAGTCTTTGTTTAATCTGCGCAAACTGGCGCAGCGTTATTTTAACAAGCAACCCTATGTCGTCGGCGACAATACCGTCCTCGGGATCGAGGTGCGGATCGATAAGCCGAAAGAGGCGGGGGCTGACCGCTTGGTCAATGCCATAGGCGCGCACATCGCCTATTCAGGCCCATTGATCGTGATCGATTCCGGTACTGCGACTACTTTTGATGTTGTCGCGGCCGATGGCGCGCTGGAGGGCACCGCGATTGCCCCCGGTATCAACCTGTCGGTTCAGGCACTCCATCTGGCGGCTGCTAAACTGCCGCGCATTGCAATTGAACGACCGGCTCATGTAATCGGCAAAGATACAGTCTCGGCCATGCAGTCGGGCATATTCTGGGGCTATGTTGGTCTGATTGAATACCTTGTGACCTCAATTCAGGCAGAGTATGGTCAAAAAATGAGTGTAATCGCAACGGGCGGTGTTGCCTCTCTGTTTGAGGGCGCAACCGACAAAATTGACCACTTTGATCCTGATCTGACCCTGCGTGGGCTCCTTGAAATTTACCAGCGCACCGTAGGCGCTTCAAAAGCATAA
- the nuoN gene encoding NADH-quinone oxidoreductase subunit NuoN — protein MDLNLGLNLALPELIIAVGALVILVFGAFRGDKGMTSVSALCGVVLIAAAYFAAFVEHGTAFSGSFVIDGVAAFAKVFIYIAGVFVIVLGQGYFDRVDNRRFEFPILILLATLGMSMMVSAGDLIALYIGIELQSLALYVLAAFRRDDPKGSEAGLKYFVLGALSSGLLLYGASLIYGFTGSMNFNDIAVAAAANQQTGLIFGLVFLICGLAFKISAAPFHMWTPDVYEGAPTPVVAFAAGAPKFAALVLIARVLMGGFEDSIEQWRQVILAISVMSFIVGGLGGLMQKNIKRLMAYSSIANMGYALLAIAAGTEYGVQALLLFSVLYMVDTLGMFAVQMALSRKGQPVENVADLTGMSKISMPMTIVITILMLSLLGMPPLGGFWGKYYIFGSALAVEGLWPFAALGLAASVLSAFYYLRILKVMWFDAPTDELDKAPTEAKWIAYGAAAFAFPIAMLALHWLDPLAQMAASSFGLK, from the coding sequence ATGGACTTGAACCTCGGTCTGAATTTGGCGCTGCCAGAACTGATCATCGCTGTAGGTGCGCTGGTTATTCTGGTATTTGGTGCCTTCCGTGGCGACAAAGGTATGACATCGGTCAGCGCCTTGTGCGGGGTAGTGCTTATTGCGGCGGCCTATTTTGCAGCTTTTGTTGAACACGGCACGGCGTTTTCCGGCTCGTTTGTCATTGATGGCGTGGCCGCCTTTGCCAAGGTCTTTATCTACATCGCGGGCGTTTTTGTGATTGTGCTGGGGCAGGGCTATTTTGACCGCGTCGACAATCGCCGCTTTGAATTTCCGATTCTGATCCTGCTGGCAACACTGGGTATGAGCATGATGGTGTCGGCGGGTGACCTGATTGCGCTCTATATCGGTATCGAACTGCAATCGCTGGCGCTTTATGTTCTGGCCGCCTTCCGTCGCGATGATCCGAAGGGTTCCGAAGCTGGCTTGAAGTATTTCGTACTTGGAGCCCTGTCGTCAGGCCTGCTGTTGTACGGTGCGTCGCTGATATACGGCTTCACCGGCTCAATGAATTTCAATGATATTGCGGTCGCGGCGGCAGCTAATCAACAAACGGGCCTGATCTTTGGTCTGGTGTTCCTGATCTGTGGTCTGGCGTTCAAAATTTCAGCAGCGCCCTTCCATATGTGGACGCCGGATGTCTACGAAGGCGCACCAACTCCGGTTGTGGCCTTTGCGGCAGGCGCGCCTAAATTTGCGGCTCTGGTGCTGATTGCCCGTGTCCTTATGGGCGGTTTTGAGGATTCGATTGAGCAATGGCGTCAGGTCATTCTGGCCATTTCGGTTATGTCGTTTATCGTCGGTGGCTTAGGCGGTTTGATGCAAAAGAACATCAAGCGTCTGATGGCCTATTCATCTATCGCCAATATGGGTTATGCGTTGCTGGCCATCGCCGCCGGTACTGAATACGGCGTTCAGGCGCTGTTGCTGTTTTCGGTGCTTTACATGGTCGATACGCTCGGCATGTTTGCCGTGCAAATGGCTCTGTCGCGCAAAGGCCAGCCGGTTGAAAATGTTGCCGATCTGACTGGTATGTCTAAAATCAGCATGCCCATGACTATCGTTATTACCATCCTGATGTTGTCGTTACTAGGTATGCCGCCACTGGGTGGATTCTGGGGCAAGTATTACATCTTTGGTTCAGCTTTGGCGGTCGAAGGTTTATGGCCATTCGCGGCACTTGGTCTGGCCGCATCGGTTCTGTCTGCCTTCTATTACCTGCGCATCCTTAAGGTCATGTGGTTTGATGCCCCGACCGATGAACTGGATAAAGCTCCGACTGAGGCCAAATGGATTGCCTACGGCGCCGCGGCGTTTGCATTTCCGATTGCTATGTTGGCCCTTCACTGGCTTGATCCGTTAGCGCAAATGGCGGCCAGCAGTTTTGGTCTTAAATAA